One Thamnophis elegans isolate rThaEle1 chromosome 2, rThaEle1.pri, whole genome shotgun sequence genomic window, ACCAAAGATATCTCTACACCTGGAAACTGCATGGGAGAGAAGTAAGTACTTTAAATTTCAAATACTGGGGATTTAATACGTTCTTGAAATGCAAAGAGTCATAGAGAATGGAAGAGATCACAAAACTCCctattgcttctgttttgccaagAGGACCAGCCATTTTTCTGTAAGAAATATCAAGcacatgaaaaatgaaaaatacgcCATATTGTGAGAGGATGTCATCACCCTTTTCTATTTAAATGATAGCAGGAACAAGAGCCTAGTTTCTCACAGGCATAAGAATCTTCTCAGTGGAAAAGAGGgtatctataaatatatataggaATGGTTTATTTCCCTGCAGCAGACTGCTGAAGGAGACCTCTTTTCTTACATGGAAGTCAGGGGACTTTTCCAAGGGATCTTCCATTCAACTGCTAACAAAAACCAGATCTGCTTATTTTTAGTGAGGTTGCTGCATCATACTCTTGAAAACTATGCTGTGATATGCAACTGTATACAATAATAAATTTCAAATTCCAGTTGTTTTATTCAGTGAGGAGAAAAACAATAAACTGGCAAGCCACGTTGGGATAGTGGTAAAGGTGCCAGCTTATAaaccaggagaatgtgagttctagtccttaggcatgaaagctggctgggtgatcttgggccaatcattctcagtccaatccacctcacagggttatccTTATGGggcaaataggaggaaggagtattaggtatgtttattGTGTTCCTTACAGCTTTACCACTGTGCCAGTGAGTTTAAAGCTAAAAAGTTAACTGTTGGAATTTTGTCTCCTATGAAGATGGTAAGAAATTTGAATCTGAAAACTCTAAATAATTAGAGGTCcagagaacagaaaataaatggaGATCAGAATGCAAAATCTGATTATTTTCACCTGCCTTAAGACTTAGGAACAGTCCTAAATATTAGTGATCCCAAAGACAAAGAGACCTAGAGGAGCTGATGAGCACAGCCAGTCTGCATGAATCTTCCTTATATACAGTTCACTTTTTCTCTCTGCATACAAAAATTTCTCTAGATTTTTCCTTAGTATTTCATTACAaattatatcatatttttcacTAAACAGCACCTTATAATTACTTTcacttctgtatttttatttcaaatttagaTTTCTATGACAGTTTGGTACAAACAGCCAGAAATGTTTATCCTAACACATTTTCATTAGGCCAATATTGAGTGAGGAAGAACTGGTAGATGATTTAATTGAAATACTTTGGCAATTATTCAGATGATTGGGTTTTATCCAAGATACTGAGCCATCTCCAGGTGTTGTGCTATTAATATATCTATACTCTGAAAAGTGTAAAATATGGCAAGACATTCCAAATATTGCGATGTCTTGCCACAAATACCTGTGTGAGGTTCATCCAGGCAGATACTACATGCTGGTCAGATGGTTCCAAGGGTCCTTCTGCTGTCACATCTTAGATTCCTGGCAAGCAGAATGGACAGATTATATACTCACTTTAAGATACAATTCATAAAAATCTCATTGGCATTTACCTTGAggtagaataaaatggaatgtaagagttggaagggaccttggatgtcttctagtccaaccccctgctcagtcaggaaaccttataccatttcagacaaatggttgtccagtctcgtcttaaaaacttccagtgttggagcattcacaacttttagaggcaatttgttccactgattaattgttcttgtcATTGAATATACTGGCTACTAGATTGTCATGAGTGGCTAGATAAACTATTTCTTTTTGGGATACTTGGAAGGAACTGAAAGGGCTTATAAGGGCTTACAAAGGCTTATTTTGCCTCCATTTACCCCACGGAGGAAGGTTTTTAAAGGGATAGAATAGCCTCTGGCCCTAAAAAATGTTGATGCATCCATTTGCCCTTTAAATCTCTCAACCGTTTTATAAAGACCTTTTCAACAACCTGCTACAGCAAGGATGTCAAATTGGCAGCCTGTGGGCAGGATGCGatatgcacaggccacacccaccccactcACCGGAGAGGGGaaatgtcatgatacatcacatgacagcaacatgatgctGCTAATTTGATATCTGTGTGCTACAGGGATGCACTGAGTGCTGTTAAAGGAATATTAGGGGAGAAAATGCAGCAACCTCTTTCTTTAGCATTTCTTCTAGAAAAAACAAATTTGAAAAGGAAACACAAATCTCATAATGTACCTCTTCTAAAATTGAAGAATATAAAACAAAGCTGAACAATGTGGCTAAAGTggcaaacatctttttttttcttcaaaaaaaaaaaaacatccattcTGTCATTAATACCTTGAGCTGAACATTTACTTTGGAATAACCTCCAAAATTTCAACAAGATGTCCTGATAAACATGCATGAACTGAATCCAAGATCTACTTTCTAACCTCTCATTTGGTCTCTTCTGGGGGATGTCAACTTGTCAGCTGAATGATTCCTGACCTTTTTAGATCTGACAAGTAAAGGCTAGTTTTCTTCTTTGGGTGTTGTTTGTTATCGTTCTCAGTTGGGAAGGCAACACAATCAAGAAAAGCTGGAGGCAATTGCAAAAGCAAGTCTGCAGCACAGCTGTTAGCTGGGAAAGAATGATGAGGGGATTTCCTATGAGATGTGTTAACTGATCTTAAATCTGCACAAAGCCAATACAGTTACAGCGGACATTTCATTTCCTAACTGTCCCCGATAGTTTACTTTTCCATGTTAGTTAGCTACCTATTTCTGGGAGAGAAGAGAACAAAGCTAAAAAAGTAAGGTACTTAAGCATCTGAGCAATTAGGCTTGTGAAAGCTAAAAGAAATGCATGCTTGGGAGTTATATATTACACTCACTTGTAACTGTGTTTGCTTGATTTGATCTTAGCATCTCATGCTGATCCAAACAATTCTGAAACATGAGTTAGTGCAACATGTCTGTTCCATATCTGTCATACTTTAATGATCACTGTGTCTTCCAGATTTCTGGCACACCATTACAATTAGTagtaatcatttttaaaaaaagatattcaacAGGAATGGGCAGCATAATACTTCATCTGTTCAATTTAAACCTGGtgtatccaaaataaataaataaagaggctACCTTTTTGCTAATCTGGAGATGGTACCTCATGCAACAGTGTCCACTTTTCTGAAATTAATTTGACAGTTTTTCTGTTTGCACTTTCTTCACTgaatttatcaacacaaatgttTCAGAGTAACAGATGTTTCAGATGTAGTAAAGATCCCAGGATCTcacaaaataaatttgataatatCCTGATCTTGCATCCCAACAGAACACCAATGCAAAATGTATCTTAGCAATTCACACAGTTTAAAATGAGCCTGCAATATTAAATCACAATCCTTTCTTAATAACACATAAACATTAGGGAAAAAAGTATGGCATCTTATGAGTAAGATTTCCAATTCATTAGAAATATTGATTACATTCATAtcctatttatttgtaaaaaaaattataaaggtaggatacaaataaataaaaatcctgcTTTTTTTCTAAAACTTCATGACCATATACCAACATATAGTTACAAACCTATCATCTCCATTTAATCCAAACCATTCTGTGGACATTGCCCAATAAGGTTTATTAGGAATCTGAACTTGGGTCTTACTAGTTTTAGCCTACTATTAATGGGAAAATATAAGATACCCTTTTCCTGGAAAACACTCAGCATATTGCTGCATACTTACAAGAAAGTAAAAATCAATTTAGGGAGGATTACTGCTAAAAAGGCTGCACTATAAAGCTTCAGCTCTGGTTCTATGCACACTCAGAGCATAGAATATTGGACCATTAATCTATTATCCAATCAGCAAACTGAGCATGGAATGTGTCATCTTTGCACAACACACTAGCTGAAGTTTTCAATCCCACTGTTTGAATGCTATGAAGGGCAGACTGACCACAGATCTACTTTCTTCAAGGATGGGGAGTGGCAGAGAGGACAAAagctttatttctattttcattatttatctatcaaatttCTATATCACCCACACctgtgctttcccccccccccaaccaatgGCCCtctacaactccccccccccaacaacttaGTCAATGGCTGTGAATTTTAGGAGGTACTACAGTCCAACTAATTTAGAAGGCTATGGAAGACTAGAACTGGTTTATTCGGAAATGATTTCTATATTCATTACCCTCATTTCAGCCTCATTCAAACCCACACTTTTACACCGGGAATTCAACCCTATTTGGGAATCCGTATTTCTACCTGTCTGGGACAGCCGGGTGCATAAGAACGGGAGCTCTGAGCCGTTAACTCCAAGAGAAATTTGACTACTTCTTAACCCATGATAACAACTCCGAGAGAAAGTACTTCTTGATCCGTGATCACTTTAGGACtagagtctccaaacttggcagctttaagacttgtagacttcaactccccagagaTTCCCcaagcaagtttggagatcctGGTTTAGGAAAAAGTACCGATAAAGGGTGGCGACGGATCCCGCTGGTAGGTCAAGTCCAACCGGTAGTTCTTCGCCAGCAAACGACCCCAAGAAGTCCTGCAAAGCAGCGTAAAGCCCGAGCCATGGGTCGCAACCACTTCGGGGGAGCCCTTGTGACGCAGGCCATGGTGCGGATGACCGTCCACCCAGGCGGAGGGCCGAGGGCACTGGCTGGGCCATGCGGGAGGGTGCCTTTTACCACCAGGCGCTGAATGAGCGTGACTGTCCAGCCAGGGTACCAGCTTGCCTACCCGCCCCCTTCTCTCGCTTCCCCCGGCTGCCCGGGATCGGCAGAGGCTACCCGTGCGATCCCGAGGCGAAACCGCCGAGCGCCATGGCCAAGCCATTCGGGGCCATCCGGCTGGGGACCTATCTGGACATCAAGAGGAGCGACGGGCGGATCCACCCGGCTCTGGTGACGGCGCTGCACGACGACGCCAACAACCTGACGGTGGAATGGATCGAAAGGGGCACCAACAAGGGCAAGAAAGTGGAGCTCGGACAAGCTTTCAGCCTCAACCCGCACTTGGCCCCAGTGGAGTTCAGCCCGGGGACGCTCTCCCCACCGACCCCGTCGGAGCAGGGCGACCACCCAACGCCGCCGCCCCACTACGCGGGGACCCCCGCCAGCAGAGAGAAGCCGGGAGGGGACGGGGTGGAGCGCGAGCTGAGAAGAGCCCCTTCGACGGCCGGCCGCAAGTCGCCCTGCGTGCTGGAGGTGGAGCGGCTGCGGGTGGAGCGCGAGAAGCGCCACTTGGCTCTGCTGGAGAGGCGAGCTCGGCGCGACGCCCGCGACGCCCACCCGCACGCGGACCTGATTGCCATGATCCAGCAGTGCCGCGAGGCCCTGTTGCGCGGTGGCGGAGGGGCCGCCCTGTTGGCCCAGGGCGGCCTTCTGCCGCCCAGCGGCCGCAGCGACGGCGCCTCTTCCCGCAAGATCTGCGTCTGCGTCCGCAAGCGGCCGCTCAACCAGCGGGAGGCGGAGGTCAAGGAGGTGGACGTGGTGACCATCCCCTGCTCGGGTGTGGTGATGGTGCACGAGGCCCGGCAGAAGCTCGACCTCACCCGCTATTTGGAGCAGCAGACCTTCCGCTTCGACCACGCTTTTGACGCCGGCGCCACTAACGAAAGCGTCTACGAGCACACGGCCCAGCCGCTGGTGGAGACCATTTTCCGGGGCGGCATGGCCACCTGCTTCGCCTACGGGCAGACGGGCAGCGGGAAGACCCACACGATGGGAGGGGACTTCTCTGGCAAGAAGCAGGACTCCACCAAGGGCATCTATGCCATGGCCGCCCGCGACGTCTTCTTTCTGCTGCAGGAGCCCACTTACAAGATGCTGGAGCTCCAGGTTTTTGGCGCCTTTTTTGAGATCTACTGGGGGAAAGTCTACGATTTGCTGAACTGGAAGAACCGGCTAAGGGTCCTGGAGGACAGCAACCAGCAGGTCCAAGTGGTgggcctgctggagcaggaggTCATCTGTGTTGAGGACGTCTTGAAGCTCATTGAGATTGGGAATCGATGCAGGACCTCCGGCCAGACCTCAGCCAACTCCCATTCCTCCCGGAGTCACGCCGTTTTCCAGATTATCCTCAAACGCAAAGGGAGACTGTATGGTAAGTTTTCCTTGATTGACCTGGCTGGCAATGAGCGGGGAGCAGATACTTCCAGGGCAGACCGACTAACCAGGTTGGAGGGAGCCGAGATCAATAAGAGCCTCTTGGCCCTGAAAGAATGCATTCGAGCGTTGGGGCGCAATAAAGGCCACACACCTTTCCGAGCTTGCAAGCTGACCCAAGTCCTAAGAGACTCATTCATTGGAGAAAACTCTTGCACCTGCATGATTGCCACCATCTCCCCAGGCATGAAGTCATGTGAACACACACTCAATACCCTCAGGTATGCCAATCGGGTAAAAGGTCTGGTGGTCGATCCCAATGCCTTCAAACAGTGCCATCGTATCTTGTCAAAGTCTCTCTATCAGCTGGAGGATTCCACACAGCCTTGGAGCAATCATAGCTTGCCTGAGACGGATCAGTTCAAAATCTTCTGCATACAGAAAGAGGATCAAGTCCCTTTGCCAGCTCTTCGCATCATCTCCAGAGTGAAAGggcagaagaagaggaaagagattgAGAAAGCTCAGGCAGAAGATCATCAGGAATCACTGCGATGGCTGAAAGCTTTTCTGAAGATGGCTGAAGATGTTGAATACGACATGGAGTTTTACGCCACCCAGTTTGAAACCATGCTGACAGAAAAGATTGCTCTCCTTTCGGAAATACAAGATAAAGTGAAATCTTTTAGGGCTAACCTCTGTAAGGAAGACTTGGAGAACAATGAGATCCTTATGAAGAGATCCCGCATTCTGTGAGCCCTGACAGAGTCTCT contains:
- the KIF2B gene encoding kinesin-like protein KIF2B, whose translation is MAKPFGAIRLGTYLDIKRSDGRIHPALVTALHDDANNLTVEWIERGTNKGKKVELGQAFSLNPHLAPVEFSPGTLSPPTPSEQGDHPTPPPHYAGTPASREKPGGDGVERELRRAPSTAGRKSPCVLEVERLRVEREKRHLALLERRARRDARDAHPHADLIAMIQQCREALLRGGGGAALLAQGGLLPPSGRSDGASSRKICVCVRKRPLNQREAEVKEVDVVTIPCSGVVMVHEARQKLDLTRYLEQQTFRFDHAFDAGATNESVYEHTAQPLVETIFRGGMATCFAYGQTGSGKTHTMGGDFSGKKQDSTKGIYAMAARDVFFLLQEPTYKMLELQVFGAFFEIYWGKVYDLLNWKNRLRVLEDSNQQVQVVGLLEQEVICVEDVLKLIEIGNRCRTSGQTSANSHSSRSHAVFQIILKRKGRLYGKFSLIDLAGNERGADTSRADRLTRLEGAEINKSLLALKECIRALGRNKGHTPFRACKLTQVLRDSFIGENSCTCMIATISPGMKSCEHTLNTLRYANRVKGLVVDPNAFKQCHRILSKSLYQLEDSTQPWSNHSLPETDQFKIFCIQKEDQVPLPALRIISRVKGQKKRKEIEKAQAEDHQESLRWLKAFLKMAEDVEYDMEFYATQFETMLTEKIALLSEIQDKVKSFRANLCKEDLENNEILMKRSRIL